A part of Desulfobacter sp. genomic DNA contains:
- a CDS encoding RecQ family ATP-dependent DNA helicase, producing the protein MEPFQSILYLDLEPLNNDAKTIREIGVVIGHYQYKSGSASQIFELIEPYQPQYLCGHNIRAFDYHYLMETRLSQLIQDLEVIDTLDLSLLFFNEKTLHKLPKAYKADDPERISDPLEDAKITRELLFKLVKRFSELSDELKIIYHTLLCKTNRFKAFFRLIESDLPDTVSDLNSLIVKVLNNKIRNSTKMDKLIEQDPVALAFILSVLHNDIEVRAFPPKVYFDYPHIQELLVSLTFDPEYEIKNLTESAKTYFGFDSFRAFPKLGAEKDLFAHGQTVSQKDIITDTLKREHLLTVLPTGGGKTFTFWLPAIIKAKKTKSLTVVISPLQALMKDHIFNFNKKLVGLSSAEALSGYLTLPQRRTIIRRIINGSVDILYLAPESLRSKNLERILKFRYIDRIVIDEAHCLSTWGNDFRHDYYYIASFIQKITDQKYNGTPIPLSCFTATANKKTIEDIEGYFKGTLGVTFKTYIASPNRTNLTYSAQRFKNKKEKAMALTAKVREIEDPILIYNPASRKQCEDIAEQLSTDLGRSILPFHAGLSSSVKNNTLTGFIKNEAAGIVATTAFGMGIDKPDIRHVMHYEISASLEDYMQESGRGGRDGGQAHCHLLFNSDDFDKLFFSQIRQKVTQPEIKKVFQVIKSYDGMKTKDDKKRIVVSIHELAQSIGIQTDDENAGFDTKIKTAILELERCGYLKRGYNIPDVWVTSLHFSSMEDVHEILKSNGLSETAEDENERIQVKSIVLVSKTLIKKSGQRFSLHIEDLAHLLNLDVNEIYRVLDQMRQMDLISLKEDLIIGGFRQRKLLQLVQIIPALKTKLLPILNQLSQTRFKLKDLNQRLNDEGISIQFSDYAYVLKYLLFSITRRGVIECYRRKANDQYWHLSLVDHKKAQTRLSDFLETLETTAKYLLQAYRDNKKDKLIIPYETMVHSCNNTLKRRIPVSGYDQAVMYLHNIFLIKLEGGRVLHHMRIEVLMNKDFDARKQYTLEDYKRRMAPMYQRKRASVHIINQYIDLLEASPDKAQAFAQDYFSMDYDEFIRANKLSRLVNLPVSQHRYKKIKKGLTEEQKEVVFDDKSRTMLILAGPGTGKTMVLINKIAHMILDENYKPEHFLMLTFTRSAAHEFKQRLFQLLGDLAYDIDIYTFHAYATELAGITIDRGHGVSVFEDLISRVTAQLHNDEIVLPFKNAIILDEFQDVNSDSFEFIKALYWQFSNRKDNERENDVRIIAVGDDDQCIMETTNGADINFMRRFISSFTDENQDTKKHYQLTTNFRSQASLVNYCNQFAQNIKDRIHIGKQLIPKSTHEGDVRVFNYSSTEFLFEIKDHILKSDSSQIAVLTHENEQVLDLYSILKQHNMDVMYLLRNEGFKLYMLDEIFSFTAYLKSNLEDEANLISHKLFEDAKNFLKATYTSSTLPLALNHINAFEDDHELLTLSFWENYTFEVNVSDVQNTETKVIVSTIHKSKGKEFDEVHVVLQKKHSMNLPDYFYRLYYVALSRAKSKLLVHTFPNDVFTKGESRIPNPAPPKQRILIMQLEDCYLSYLAKNKSAKDYVARNKIQAGDSVDLIPSPHGFDIVYGKRTIGKTSKAFTRKLNRSLKKGYSPSEVQIEYIAKWHSQDTQEHLNIFLCRVILKIV; encoded by the coding sequence AAAGGTTTTCAGAACTCAGTGATGAGTTAAAAATCATCTATCATACCCTGCTATGCAAAACCAACCGGTTCAAGGCGTTCTTCCGTTTGATTGAATCTGATTTGCCCGATACAGTGTCAGACTTAAACTCTTTGATCGTAAAAGTGCTGAACAACAAAATAAGAAATAGCACGAAGATGGATAAATTGATTGAGCAAGATCCTGTGGCGCTGGCTTTCATTCTCAGTGTTTTGCACAATGATATTGAAGTAAGGGCATTCCCCCCCAAGGTGTACTTTGATTACCCACATATCCAGGAGTTGTTGGTCTCATTGACCTTCGACCCTGAGTATGAAATCAAGAACCTTACAGAAAGTGCAAAGACTTATTTTGGATTTGACAGTTTTCGGGCTTTTCCCAAATTGGGAGCAGAAAAAGACCTCTTTGCTCATGGCCAAACGGTTTCTCAAAAGGATATCATTACGGATACTCTTAAACGGGAACACCTTTTAACTGTGTTGCCAACCGGTGGCGGTAAGACTTTTACGTTCTGGTTGCCTGCCATAATCAAAGCTAAGAAAACCAAGAGCCTTACAGTGGTTATCTCTCCATTACAAGCTTTGATGAAAGACCATATCTTCAACTTCAATAAGAAACTTGTCGGTTTATCTTCTGCTGAGGCGTTAAGCGGCTACCTGACTCTTCCGCAAAGAAGGACGATCATTCGCCGTATCATCAATGGTTCAGTGGATATACTCTATCTTGCTCCGGAATCCCTACGATCTAAAAATTTGGAGCGCATTTTAAAGTTCAGGTATATTGATCGAATAGTCATTGATGAGGCTCATTGTCTTTCCACTTGGGGAAATGACTTTCGCCATGATTACTATTACATTGCCAGTTTCATACAAAAGATAACGGATCAGAAATACAATGGAACCCCAATTCCACTTTCCTGCTTCACGGCAACGGCCAACAAAAAGACCATTGAAGACATCGAGGGGTATTTTAAGGGAACTCTTGGGGTTACATTCAAAACCTATATCGCATCGCCTAATAGAACCAATCTAACATACAGTGCTCAACGGTTTAAAAACAAAAAAGAAAAAGCTATGGCTCTGACAGCTAAAGTCAGAGAGATTGAAGATCCGATTCTGATATACAACCCTGCCAGTAGAAAACAGTGCGAGGATATTGCAGAACAACTAAGCACAGATTTGGGGCGTTCTATCCTGCCTTTCCATGCCGGGTTATCATCTTCAGTTAAAAATAATACGCTAACCGGATTCATCAAAAATGAAGCTGCAGGGATAGTTGCGACAACAGCCTTTGGTATGGGCATAGATAAGCCAGATATACGCCATGTCATGCATTATGAAATCTCTGCCAGCCTTGAAGACTATATGCAGGAATCCGGTCGTGGTGGCAGGGATGGTGGACAAGCCCATTGCCATCTCCTGTTCAACTCTGATGATTTTGATAAACTGTTTTTCTCTCAAATCCGTCAAAAGGTAACACAACCGGAGATTAAAAAGGTATTCCAGGTCATCAAAAGCTATGATGGGATGAAGACCAAGGACGATAAAAAACGAATCGTTGTATCGATTCATGAGTTAGCGCAGAGCATTGGGATTCAGACCGATGATGAGAATGCAGGTTTTGACACTAAGATTAAAACTGCCATATTGGAGCTTGAAAGGTGTGGATACCTCAAGCGCGGTTATAATATTCCGGATGTCTGGGTCACGTCACTGCACTTTTCATCTATGGAAGACGTGCACGAGATCCTCAAAAGCAACGGCCTATCAGAAACTGCTGAGGATGAGAACGAACGTATTCAGGTCAAGTCTATTGTATTGGTTTCTAAGACTCTGATTAAAAAAAGCGGACAGAGGTTCAGCCTGCACATCGAAGATTTAGCCCATCTTTTGAATCTGGATGTCAACGAAATCTATAGAGTTCTTGACCAAATGCGCCAGATGGATTTGATCTCCTTGAAGGAAGATTTGATCATTGGCGGTTTTCGACAGCGCAAACTACTTCAGCTCGTCCAGATTATCCCTGCATTGAAAACCAAACTACTTCCCATATTGAACCAACTGTCTCAAACCCGATTCAAACTTAAAGACTTAAATCAACGCCTTAATGATGAAGGGATATCAATCCAGTTTTCAGATTACGCTTACGTATTGAAATACCTTCTGTTTTCTATAACCCGGAGAGGTGTGATCGAATGCTACAGAAGAAAAGCAAATGATCAGTATTGGCATCTTAGTCTCGTTGATCATAAAAAGGCTCAAACCAGGCTGTCAGACTTCTTGGAAACTCTTGAGACAACAGCCAAATACCTGCTTCAAGCCTACCGAGACAATAAAAAAGACAAATTAATCATTCCCTATGAAACCATGGTTCACTCTTGCAATAATACTTTGAAAAGAAGGATTCCAGTAAGTGGTTATGATCAAGCTGTCATGTACCTCCACAACATTTTTCTGATCAAATTAGAAGGAGGAAGAGTTCTCCACCATATGCGCATCGAGGTTCTAATGAATAAGGATTTCGATGCAAGGAAACAATATACGTTGGAGGACTATAAGCGCCGTATGGCCCCGATGTATCAGCGCAAAAGGGCTTCCGTCCATATAATTAATCAGTACATAGATCTATTAGAAGCATCTCCGGATAAAGCCCAAGCCTTTGCCCAAGATTACTTTTCTATGGACTATGACGAGTTCATCAGAGCTAATAAACTGTCACGGCTTGTTAACCTTCCGGTTTCCCAACATAGGTATAAGAAAATTAAGAAAGGGCTGACTGAAGAACAAAAGGAGGTTGTATTTGACGATAAATCCAGAACTATGCTGATTCTGGCAGGACCAGGCACTGGCAAAACCATGGTCCTCATCAATAAGATTGCTCACATGATCCTGGACGAGAATTACAAGCCAGAGCATTTCTTGATGCTCACTTTTACAAGATCCGCAGCTCATGAGTTTAAACAGAGATTGTTTCAGTTATTGGGAGACCTGGCCTATGACATAGATATCTATACTTTTCACGCTTACGCCACAGAACTTGCGGGTATCACAATAGATAGGGGACATGGTGTAAGCGTTTTTGAAGATTTGATCAGCAGGGTTACAGCCCAACTACATAACGATGAAATAGTGTTGCCGTTTAAGAACGCCATCATCCTTGATGAATTTCAGGATGTAAACAGCGACTCTTTCGAATTTATAAAAGCTCTGTACTGGCAATTCTCCAATCGGAAGGATAATGAACGAGAGAATGATGTAAGAATAATTGCTGTTGGTGACGATGATCAGTGCATCATGGAAACAACTAACGGGGCTGATATAAATTTCATGAGAAGATTCATCAGCTCGTTTACAGACGAGAACCAAGATACCAAGAAGCATTATCAATTAACGACTAACTTCCGAAGCCAAGCCAGTCTCGTTAATTATTGCAACCAATTTGCCCAAAACATTAAGGATAGAATCCATATTGGAAAGCAATTAATTCCCAAAAGCACCCATGAAGGAGACGTCCGGGTGTTCAATTATTCAAGCACTGAATTCTTATTCGAGATAAAAGATCATATTCTTAAAAGTGATTCATCCCAGATTGCGGTGTTGACACATGAGAACGAACAGGTGCTTGATCTCTATTCTATACTGAAACAGCACAACATGGATGTAATGTATTTGCTGAGAAACGAAGGATTCAAGCTTTATATGTTGGATGAAATATTTTCATTCACAGCCTATCTTAAATCCAACCTGGAAGATGAGGCCAATCTAATCAGCCATAAACTGTTCGAGGATGCTAAAAATTTTTTGAAAGCGACCTACACCTCTTCTACTTTGCCTTTGGCATTGAATCACATAAATGCATTTGAAGACGACCATGAGCTTTTAACCTTATCATTTTGGGAGAATTATACTTTCGAAGTTAACGTCAGTGATGTTCAGAACACAGAAACGAAGGTCATAGTCTCAACCATCCATAAGTCTAAAGGCAAGGAGTTTGATGAAGTCCATGTAGTCTTGCAGAAAAAGCATAGTATGAACCTACCAGACTATTTCTACAGGCTATATTACGTTGCTTTATCTAGAGCTAAATCCAAGCTCTTGGTACACACTTTTCCCAATGATGTATTTACCAAAGGTGAATCCCGTATTCCAAACCCGGCACCGCCAAAGCAGAGAATTCTGATCATGCAATTGGAGGACTGCTATCTAAGCTATCTTGCAAAAAACAAATCAGCAAAAGATTATGTTGCCCGTAACAAAATCCAGGCAGGAGATTCTGTAGACTTGATTCCCAGCCCTCACGGTTTTGATATTGTCTACGGTAAGAGGACCATTGGTAAAACATCAAAGGCGTTTACTCGAAAGCTGAATAGATCTTTGAAAAAAGGCTATAGTCCATCGGAAGTTCAAATAGAATATATTGCCAAATGGCATTCTCAAGACACTCAAGAACATCTGAATATTTTTCTATGTAGGGTTATTCTGAAGATTGTATAG